In Amycolatopsis jiangsuensis, the following proteins share a genomic window:
- a CDS encoding YqgE/AlgH family protein has protein sequence MVGVPADAEVEPGMLLVAAPTMFDPNFKRTVVFVIDHRAEGTLGVVLNRPSDVPVHDVLPGWGGHVADPQSVFVGGPVEKKTALCLAALRTGETAASVPGVIAVRGPVALVDLDTDPEALEPKVRGVRVFAGYAGWDSGQLAGEIEREDWVVVPALPSDILASPDHDLWGQVLRRQGVPVALLATHPGDPQRN, from the coding sequence ATTGTCGGCGTGCCAGCGGACGCCGAGGTCGAACCGGGAATGCTCCTGGTCGCCGCCCCCACGATGTTCGACCCGAACTTCAAGCGGACCGTGGTGTTCGTGATCGATCACCGTGCCGAGGGCACGCTCGGGGTGGTGCTGAACCGGCCCAGCGACGTTCCGGTGCACGACGTGCTGCCCGGCTGGGGCGGGCACGTGGCGGATCCGCAGTCGGTGTTCGTCGGCGGGCCGGTGGAGAAGAAGACCGCGTTGTGCCTGGCGGCGTTGCGGACCGGGGAGACGGCGGCGAGTGTGCCGGGGGTGATCGCGGTGCGCGGCCCGGTCGCGCTGGTGGACCTGGACACCGATCCCGAGGCGCTGGAGCCGAAGGTCCGCGGCGTGCGGGTGTTCGCCGGCTACGCGGGCTGGGATTCGGGCCAGCTGGCAGGCGAGATCGAGCGGGAGGACTGGGTCGTCGTGCCCGCCCTGCCGAGCGACATCCTGGCGTCCCCGGACCACGACCTGTGGGGCCAGGTGCTGCGCCGCCAGGGCGTACCGGTGGCGCTGCTGGCCACCCACCCCGGCGACCCGCAACGCAACTGA
- a CDS encoding ADP-ribosylglycohydrolase family protein, with translation MEAAEAMDKVGKWLQAVHGPTVAGPGGLRVDHARVLRVPEGWSIPYNTVAFLDDGRPDKELFPPPAVLVREPDGELRQAHPNPGGLSTPVAYPGQESWREVVDPEYVKAGFGELGVPLPAVAGWVKVDNDGQQTGDERENPQYRAGPIRRGYPKPENTLETLLAFASVGWLSREQLLIGLLRCEVFVPLDVTTGSTDRFYFSEERNELRVFSSTRHLPAREHAWWHVDLATLAEFEHPPNLVINGGPATFEDVTGAELADVAQRFPRGEPRVDRHGRCPEAERELETLAADTAERMGLTAPVELPTTGAERARRHGFELTAEECRKTVIGQSWLRRLEHPEPPRSKPNDLSANGLAPSWDNDGRVVPRLDTFGKYPLPELENFRYGWQRVAGAYAGFALGEALGTAVDRLRLDEIVARFGPDGVTGPPVAFDQPGRIGSLTQRLLFYTEAVIRSPHREQPESREVEKLFPGVVRGALLRWLHTQGAPLENTDGWLVKVPELHVRRGADDAELNAYHALVTRAPQASPMSGPAALVGALPAVLTAAGPGTGFSGGIGQVVRDLVAVTHRQEDDLAAAGYLAWLFEHALTKDSFSYPVWNLSREVLDEHPQSGPEWDAVRAMVEEAVPFFGEHGLPDLRMPELIGDGHTTLSVLGRAFAALSGFENYPEQALLRGVNHSGRSALTGALTGALLGARVGIAGLPAPWIDQLELRHLIEQLATDALWHFDRRSALQQLGATWSQRYPRH, from the coding sequence GTGGAAGCGGCGGAAGCGATGGACAAGGTCGGCAAGTGGTTGCAGGCCGTGCACGGCCCCACGGTCGCCGGCCCCGGTGGCCTGCGCGTCGACCACGCCCGCGTGCTGCGGGTGCCGGAAGGCTGGTCGATCCCCTACAACACCGTCGCCTTCCTCGACGACGGGCGGCCGGACAAGGAACTCTTCCCGCCGCCCGCGGTGCTCGTCCGCGAACCCGACGGTGAGCTGCGCCAGGCACATCCGAACCCGGGCGGGCTCAGCACCCCGGTGGCCTACCCCGGGCAGGAGAGCTGGCGCGAGGTCGTGGACCCGGAGTACGTGAAGGCCGGGTTCGGCGAGCTGGGCGTGCCGCTGCCCGCGGTCGCCGGCTGGGTGAAGGTGGACAACGACGGCCAGCAGACCGGTGACGAACGGGAGAACCCGCAGTACCGGGCGGGGCCGATCCGCCGCGGCTACCCGAAGCCGGAGAACACCCTGGAAACCCTGCTGGCGTTCGCGAGCGTCGGCTGGCTTTCCCGCGAGCAGCTGCTGATCGGGCTGCTGCGCTGCGAGGTGTTCGTGCCGCTGGACGTCACGACCGGTTCGACCGACCGGTTCTACTTCTCCGAGGAACGCAACGAGCTGCGGGTGTTCAGCTCGACGCGGCACCTGCCCGCGCGCGAACACGCCTGGTGGCACGTGGACCTGGCCACGCTCGCCGAGTTCGAGCATCCGCCGAACCTGGTGATCAACGGCGGTCCGGCCACCTTCGAGGACGTCACCGGTGCCGAACTCGCGGACGTCGCCCAGCGCTTCCCCCGCGGCGAACCGCGGGTCGACCGGCACGGCCGCTGCCCGGAGGCGGAGCGGGAACTGGAAACCCTCGCCGCGGACACCGCGGAGCGGATGGGACTGACCGCACCGGTGGAACTGCCCACGACCGGCGCGGAACGAGCCCGGCGGCACGGTTTCGAGCTCACCGCCGAGGAATGCCGCAAGACGGTCATCGGCCAGTCCTGGCTCCGGCGTCTCGAGCATCCCGAGCCACCACGCAGCAAGCCGAACGACCTGAGCGCCAACGGCCTGGCCCCGTCCTGGGACAACGACGGGCGCGTCGTGCCGCGGCTGGACACCTTCGGCAAGTACCCGCTGCCGGAGCTGGAGAACTTCCGCTACGGCTGGCAGCGCGTGGCCGGGGCGTACGCCGGGTTCGCGCTCGGCGAAGCGCTGGGCACGGCGGTGGACCGGCTCCGGCTCGACGAGATCGTCGCGCGGTTCGGCCCGGACGGCGTCACCGGACCACCGGTCGCGTTCGACCAGCCCGGCCGCATCGGCTCGCTGACCCAGCGGCTGCTGTTCTACACCGAGGCGGTGATCCGCAGCCCGCACCGGGAACAGCCGGAGTCACGCGAGGTCGAGAAGCTCTTCCCCGGCGTCGTGCGCGGGGCGCTGCTGCGCTGGCTGCACACCCAGGGCGCGCCGCTGGAGAACACCGACGGCTGGCTGGTGAAGGTGCCCGAGCTGCACGTCCGGCGCGGCGCCGACGACGCCGAGCTCAACGCCTACCACGCGCTGGTCACGCGGGCGCCGCAGGCGAGTCCGATGAGCGGGCCTGCCGCGCTGGTCGGGGCGCTGCCCGCGGTGCTCACCGCGGCCGGGCCCGGCACCGGGTTCAGCGGCGGGATCGGCCAGGTGGTACGGGATCTGGTCGCCGTGACGCATCGGCAGGAGGACGATCTGGCCGCGGCCGGCTACCTGGCCTGGCTGTTCGAGCACGCGCTGACCAAGGATTCGTTCAGTTACCCGGTGTGGAACCTGTCCCGCGAGGTCCTCGATGAGCATCCGCAGTCCGGTCCGGAGTGGGACGCGGTACGCGCGATGGTGGAGGAGGCGGTGCCGTTCTTCGGCGAACACGGGCTGCCGGACCTGCGGATGCCGGAACTGATCGGGGACGGGCACACCACCCTGTCCGTGCTCGGCCGCGCGTTCGCCGCGCTGTCCGGGTTCGAGAATTATCCGGAACAGGCGTTGCTGCGCGGGGTGAACCACTCCGGACGCAGCGCGCTCACCGGGGCGCTCACCGGGGCGCTGCTCGGCGCCAGGGTCGGCATCGCGGGCCTGCCGGCCCCGTGGATCGACCAGCTGGAGCTGCGCCACCTGATCGAACAGCTGGCCACCGACGCGCTGTGGCACTTCGACCGCCGCTCGGCACTGCAGCAGCTCGGTGCGACGTGGTCGCAGCGTTACCCCCGGCACTGA
- a CDS encoding esterase-like activity of phytase family protein: protein MSSSHRRRMLATAGILVSALLVAPPADAAQRPVRLLGERIVPNGLQLLGSTVGGLSSIDYDPRTGGYAFVCDDRSAIGPARFYTAKFPVGPHGVGPVTFTGTHPLLRPDGTPYPPLTGNDPAAPQNEQTIDPEELRVDPWTGHYVWSQEGDRLTDPPGLIQPSIREASRDGRYVRELPLPADERMTPDAGPRRNYVLEGLAYTGFGTLLASEVEAPLLQDGPPPTPTSGALSRMTLQTRGGQVLAQYAYPQEKLFATPVPSDGFADTGVSSMLAVDQADPTKFLMMERSFVTGVGNKVRVYEVDTTGATNVLHTPSLADATQVQPVRKKLLLDLSDLSVSTVDNIEGLTWGPPLPGSERSLIFVSDNNFSATQVTQLIAVAVPSERL from the coding sequence ATGTCTTCGTCTCACCGCCGCCGGATGCTCGCGACCGCCGGAATCCTCGTCAGTGCGCTCCTCGTGGCTCCCCCTGCCGATGCCGCGCAGCGTCCGGTCCGGCTGCTCGGCGAGCGGATCGTGCCGAACGGGCTGCAGTTGCTGGGCAGCACCGTCGGTGGGCTTTCGTCGATCGACTACGACCCGCGCACCGGCGGATACGCCTTCGTCTGCGACGACCGTTCCGCGATCGGTCCGGCCCGCTTCTACACCGCGAAGTTCCCGGTCGGCCCGCACGGCGTCGGGCCGGTCACGTTCACCGGCACGCACCCGCTGCTGCGTCCGGACGGCACGCCCTACCCGCCGCTGACCGGCAACGATCCCGCCGCACCGCAGAACGAGCAGACGATCGACCCCGAAGAACTGCGCGTGGATCCGTGGACCGGGCACTACGTGTGGTCGCAGGAGGGCGACCGGCTGACGGATCCGCCGGGCCTGATCCAGCCGTCCATCCGCGAGGCGAGCCGCGACGGCCGTTACGTGCGCGAGCTGCCGCTGCCGGCCGACGAGCGGATGACGCCGGACGCCGGCCCGCGCCGCAACTACGTCCTCGAAGGGCTTGCCTACACCGGCTTCGGCACGCTGCTGGCCAGCGAGGTGGAGGCCCCGCTGCTGCAGGACGGTCCGCCGCCCACGCCGACGTCGGGAGCGCTGTCGCGGATGACGCTGCAGACTCGCGGCGGCCAGGTGCTCGCGCAGTACGCCTACCCGCAGGAGAAGCTCTTCGCCACGCCGGTGCCGTCCGACGGGTTCGCCGACACCGGCGTCTCCTCGATGCTCGCGGTCGACCAGGCCGATCCGACGAAGTTCCTCATGATGGAGCGTTCCTTCGTGACCGGCGTCGGCAACAAGGTCCGCGTTTACGAGGTGGACACCACCGGCGCCACGAACGTGCTGCACACGCCGTCGCTGGCCGATGCCACGCAGGTCCAGCCGGTGCGGAAGAAGCTCCTGCTCGACCTTTCCGACCTGTCCGTGTCCACGGTGGACAACATCGAGGGGCTGACCTGGGGCCCGCCGCTGCCCGGCAGCGAGCGCAGCCTGATCTTCGTGAGCGACAACAACTTCTCCGCCACGCAGGTGACCCAGCTCATCGCTGTGGCGGTCCCGTCGGAACGGCTTTGA
- the leuS gene encoding leucine--tRNA ligase, which yields MTAAGETSAAEHRTGDEHVPPFRYTAELAGQIEQRWQDHWSDHGTYHAPNPVGPLAAEGEPVPSDKLFVQDMFPYPSGSGLHVGHPLGYIGTDVYARYHRMIGRNVLHTLGYDAFGLPAEQYAVQTGTHPRTTTEQNIATMRRQLKRLGLGHDERRSIETIDPDYYRWTQWIFLQIFNSYYDEDARKARPIEELEKAYAAGDRATPDGRPWSELSRVEQRKVIDEHRLVYISEAPVNWAPGLGTVVANEEVTADGRSDRGNFPVFRKNLRQWMMRITAYADRLVDDLDLLDWPEKVKSMQRNWVGRSQGARVSFAAGDERIEVFTTRPDTLFGATYMVIAPEHPLVEKLTAAQWPGEHPEIWTGGAATPAEAIAAYRAAASRKSDLDRQENKEKTGVFTGTYAVNPVNGAEIPVFVGDYVLMGYGTGAIMAVPAQDQRDYDFAKLFELDIVRTVDPGEGFDGEAFTGEGPAINSANESVSLNGMGVADAKKTIIAWLEEHGHGEGTVQYKLRDWLFARQRYWGEPFPIVYDESGRPIALPEDQLPVVLPEVDDYSPKTFDPDDADSEPSPPLSRATDWVEVTLDLGDGPKKYRRDTNVMPQWAGSCWYQLRYVDPVSKDVFCAPENEAYWMGPRPAEHGGEDPGGVDLYVGGVEHAVLHLLYSRFWHKVLYDLGHVSSKEPYRRLFNQGYIEAYAYTDDRGVYVPADEVVERDGKYFLGAEQVHQEYGKMGKSLKNVVTPDEMSQTYGADTFRLYEMSMGPLEQSRPWATKDVVGAHRFLQRLWRLVVDEQTGQLRVSADEATEADRKLLHRTISGVREDYAEMRFNTAGAKLIELNNHLTKSYGSGAATPRELAEPLVLLLAPLAPHVAEELWSRLGHADSLVHGPFPVVDEKYLTDDSVEYPIQVNGKVRSRITVPADAGGDAVQAAALADEKIAALVGDTTPRKVIVVPGRLVNIVL from the coding sequence ATGACAGCGGCAGGCGAGACCAGCGCGGCGGAGCACCGGACCGGCGACGAGCACGTTCCGCCGTTCCGCTACACCGCGGAGCTGGCCGGGCAGATCGAACAGCGCTGGCAGGACCACTGGTCCGACCACGGCACCTACCACGCGCCGAACCCGGTCGGCCCGCTCGCCGCCGAGGGCGAGCCGGTTCCGTCGGACAAGCTGTTCGTGCAGGACATGTTCCCCTACCCGTCCGGCTCCGGCCTGCACGTCGGGCATCCGCTGGGCTACATCGGCACCGACGTGTACGCCCGCTACCACCGGATGATCGGCCGGAACGTGCTGCACACGCTGGGCTACGACGCGTTCGGCCTGCCGGCCGAGCAGTACGCGGTGCAGACCGGCACGCATCCGCGCACGACCACCGAGCAGAACATCGCCACCATGCGCCGTCAGCTGAAGCGCCTGGGGCTGGGCCACGACGAGCGTCGCTCGATCGAGACCATCGACCCGGACTACTACCGCTGGACGCAGTGGATCTTCCTGCAGATCTTCAACTCCTACTACGACGAGGACGCGCGCAAGGCGCGGCCGATCGAGGAGCTGGAGAAGGCCTATGCCGCCGGTGACCGGGCGACGCCGGACGGCAGGCCGTGGAGCGAGCTGAGCCGGGTCGAGCAGCGCAAGGTCATCGACGAGCACCGGCTGGTCTACATCTCCGAGGCGCCGGTGAACTGGGCGCCCGGGCTGGGCACCGTCGTGGCGAACGAGGAGGTGACCGCGGACGGCCGCAGCGACCGCGGGAACTTCCCGGTGTTCCGCAAGAACCTGCGCCAGTGGATGATGCGGATCACCGCCTACGCCGACCGGCTGGTCGACGACCTGGACCTGCTGGACTGGCCGGAGAAGGTCAAGTCCATGCAGCGCAACTGGGTGGGCCGCTCGCAGGGCGCGCGGGTCTCGTTCGCCGCCGGCGACGAGCGGATCGAGGTCTTCACGACCCGGCCGGACACCCTGTTCGGCGCCACCTACATGGTGATCGCGCCGGAGCATCCGCTGGTGGAGAAGCTGACCGCCGCACAGTGGCCCGGCGAGCACCCGGAAATCTGGACCGGCGGGGCCGCGACCCCCGCCGAGGCGATCGCGGCCTACCGCGCCGCGGCGTCCCGCAAGTCCGATCTGGACCGGCAGGAGAACAAGGAGAAGACCGGCGTCTTCACCGGTACGTACGCGGTGAACCCGGTCAACGGCGCGGAAATCCCGGTTTTCGTCGGGGACTACGTGCTGATGGGCTACGGCACCGGCGCGATCATGGCGGTGCCCGCGCAGGACCAGCGCGACTACGACTTCGCCAAGCTGTTCGAGCTGGACATCGTCCGCACTGTCGACCCCGGCGAGGGCTTCGACGGCGAGGCGTTCACCGGTGAGGGGCCGGCGATCAACTCGGCCAACGAATCGGTGAGCCTGAACGGGATGGGCGTCGCGGACGCCAAGAAGACGATCATCGCCTGGCTGGAGGAGCACGGTCACGGCGAGGGCACCGTGCAGTACAAGCTGCGTGACTGGCTGTTCGCCCGGCAGCGGTACTGGGGTGAGCCATTCCCGATCGTCTACGACGAGTCCGGCCGGCCGATCGCGTTGCCGGAGGACCAGTTGCCCGTGGTGCTGCCGGAGGTCGACGACTACTCGCCGAAGACCTTCGACCCGGACGACGCCGACTCCGAGCCGTCGCCGCCGCTGTCGCGCGCCACCGACTGGGTCGAGGTCACCCTGGACCTGGGTGACGGGCCGAAGAAGTACCGCCGCGACACGAACGTGATGCCGCAGTGGGCCGGTTCCTGCTGGTACCAGCTGCGTTACGTCGACCCGGTCAGCAAGGACGTGTTCTGCGCGCCGGAGAACGAGGCGTACTGGATGGGCCCGCGCCCGGCCGAGCACGGCGGCGAGGACCCGGGCGGCGTCGACCTGTACGTCGGCGGCGTCGAACACGCGGTGCTGCACCTGCTGTACTCGCGGTTCTGGCACAAGGTGCTCTACGACCTGGGGCACGTGTCCTCGAAGGAGCCCTACCGGCGGCTGTTCAACCAGGGGTACATCGAGGCCTACGCCTATACCGACGACCGCGGCGTCTACGTGCCGGCCGACGAGGTCGTCGAGCGGGACGGCAAGTACTTCCTTGGTGCCGAGCAGGTGCACCAGGAGTACGGGAAAATGGGCAAGAGCCTGAAGAACGTCGTCACGCCGGACGAGATGTCGCAGACCTACGGCGCGGACACCTTCCGGCTGTACGAGATGTCCATGGGCCCGCTGGAGCAGTCCCGGCCGTGGGCGACCAAGGACGTGGTGGGCGCGCACCGGTTCCTGCAGCGGCTGTGGCGCCTCGTCGTCGACGAGCAGACCGGGCAGCTGCGGGTCAGTGCCGACGAGGCGACCGAGGCCGACCGGAAGCTGTTGCACCGCACCATCTCCGGCGTCCGGGAGGACTACGCGGAGATGCGGTTCAACACCGCGGGCGCGAAGCTGATCGAGCTGAACAACCACCTGACCAAGTCCTACGGTTCGGGCGCGGCGACCCCGCGCGAGCTGGCCGAACCGCTGGTGCTGCTGCTGGCCCCGCTGGCCCCGCACGTCGCCGAGGAGCTGTGGAGCCGGCTGGGTCACGCGGACTCACTGGTGCACGGCCCGTTCCCGGTGGTCGACGAGAAGTACCTGACCGACGACTCGGTCGAGTACCCGATCCAGGTCAACGGCAAGGTCCGGTCCCGCATCACGGTTCCGGCGGACGCGGGCGGCGACGCGGTGCAGGCGGCCGCACTGGCCGACGAGAAGATCGCCGCGCTGGTGGGCGACACGACGCCGCGCAAGGTGATCGTCGTTCCCGGCCGGCTGGTCAACATCGTGCTGTAG
- a CDS encoding SdpI family protein produces the protein MFAIALVPIVLGAVVGWGGFLGVRERLTRAGGTGVRTEASLRSEAAFKLANRVAGIPTLTGGAAAVVAGLAGLAMPATAGLVAAAVVGLLALLVMVIAGARLGARAALAVPAPAPAAPAGCSGCACGAGGCGVLQKSADA, from the coding sequence GTGTTCGCAATCGCGCTCGTCCCGATCGTGCTCGGTGCCGTCGTCGGCTGGGGTGGTTTCCTCGGCGTCCGCGAACGGCTGACCCGGGCAGGCGGAACCGGGGTCCGCACGGAGGCTTCGCTACGCAGCGAAGCTGCGTTCAAGCTGGCGAACCGGGTGGCCGGCATCCCGACCCTCACCGGTGGCGCGGCCGCCGTCGTCGCCGGACTGGCCGGGCTGGCCATGCCGGCCACCGCCGGTCTCGTCGCGGCGGCCGTCGTGGGCCTGCTTGCCCTGCTCGTGATGGTGATCGCGGGAGCCCGCCTCGGCGCCCGAGCGGCGCTCGCAGTGCCCGCGCCCGCCCCTGCCGCCCCGGCCGGCTGCAGCGGCTGCGCCTGCGGCGCGGGCGGTTGCGGAGTACTGCAGAAGTCCGCCGACGCCTGA
- a CDS encoding winged helix-turn-helix transcriptional regulator has product MTPPPGPADAAPWTDLTCPVARTLDLVGERWSLLIIRDAMDGARSFTDFQHRTGIARNILTDRLRRLVERGLLDRQTAPSGRRQLYALTDAGRDLFTVIVAMRQWGEQHAFAPGEHHSVLVDESGLPLAELRPTDSHGAIANVDTTAVLRKK; this is encoded by the coding sequence ATGACACCACCGCCGGGCCCCGCCGACGCGGCGCCCTGGACCGACCTCACCTGCCCGGTCGCCCGCACCCTCGACCTCGTCGGCGAACGCTGGAGTCTGCTGATCATCCGCGACGCGATGGACGGTGCGCGCTCGTTCACCGACTTCCAGCACCGGACCGGAATCGCGCGCAACATCCTCACCGACCGCCTCCGGCGCCTGGTCGAGCGCGGACTCCTCGACCGGCAGACGGCACCGTCAGGACGTCGGCAGCTCTACGCACTCACCGACGCGGGACGCGACCTCTTCACCGTCATCGTGGCGATGCGTCAGTGGGGCGAACAGCACGCGTTCGCACCCGGCGAGCACCACTCCGTCCTCGTGGACGAAAGCGGGCTGCCGCTCGCCGAGCTACGCCCCACCGACTCGCACGGCGCCATCGCGAACGTCGACACCACCGCTGTTCTGCGGAAGAAATAG
- a CDS encoding SDR family oxidoreductase: protein MTLDGKVALVTGGSRGIGAATAVRLAEDGADVVLTYVANADRAGEIVDRVKALGRRALAVAADHADSASVTAAVDAAVAEFGRLDILVNNAGIGYVAPFAETGLAEVGRVLTANVHGVFAVTQAAAAHLGEGGRVITIGSCVSDRVPGPGMVLYAVSKSALTGFTKALARELAPRGVTVNLVHPGPIDTDMNPADGPYAADQAAMTALGRYGRPDEVAATVAFLASSASSYVTAATVSVDGGHAA from the coding sequence ATGACTCTCGACGGCAAAGTGGCGCTCGTGACCGGCGGCAGCCGGGGAATCGGCGCGGCCACCGCGGTGCGGCTCGCCGAGGACGGCGCGGACGTCGTGCTCACCTACGTGGCCAACGCGGACCGCGCAGGCGAAATCGTCGACCGGGTGAAGGCGCTGGGCCGGCGGGCCCTCGCCGTCGCCGCCGATCACGCCGACTCCGCGTCGGTCACGGCGGCCGTGGACGCGGCAGTCGCCGAGTTCGGGCGGCTCGACATCCTGGTCAACAACGCGGGTATCGGCTACGTCGCGCCGTTCGCGGAGACCGGGTTGGCGGAGGTCGGCCGGGTTCTCACGGCGAACGTGCACGGCGTCTTCGCGGTCACCCAGGCCGCCGCGGCGCACCTGGGCGAGGGTGGGCGGGTGATCACGATCGGCAGCTGCGTCAGTGATCGCGTGCCGGGGCCGGGGATGGTGCTGTACGCGGTGAGCAAATCCGCGCTGACCGGTTTCACCAAGGCGCTGGCGCGGGAACTGGCACCGCGTGGCGTCACCGTGAACCTGGTGCACCCCGGACCGATCGACACCGACATGAACCCGGCGGACGGTCCGTACGCGGCGGATCAGGCGGCGATGACCGCGCTCGGCCGTTACGGCCGTCCGGACGAGGTCGCCGCCACGGTCGCCTTCCTGGCGTCCTCGGCGAGCTCATACGTCACGGCCGCGACGGTGTCGGTCGACGGCGGGCACGCCGCCTAG
- a CDS encoding TNT domain-containing protein, with protein MEPTLTESEQQALLVEIGRLVRDRRPEPAAPAGIGFAQVGDHLEVRPGNTEADLEITRRFTALRAGMYRQGLGTWLQARFVLAPDGSFDFDYFSDVDPPWTTPPAPDTYRDELTTFPRDDEYIPDWWRLRAGLPLGLEFRHAHPAADGEQRPALATGELPLVLQYLEREAEAGDRHRTDGTWIWPVEVTEQLRRHGIPPEPELVAHIRDLGFQPPHVAHLLRRTAEADLAGRPRPRPEPADLEPTGADVAAELETDPDPVLDDDQLLALLEHRLGSFGVWPQAYRLGDRVAGVWSLEEDASGWAVTSPDGTGRHFPDLTTAAQQLLGALLMHPARATGGRETPLETAKELADWPVQPVPGDPPLTLLRNKRPTRLAAGTVVLRFGEEPGNLVHLRGVRFATTSLPLERERVTSTFRLRRSLHVITGVTVPWANLPGGAVAYVLPKPIAEHESDGSLERIE; from the coding sequence GTGGAACCGACGCTCACCGAGAGCGAGCAGCAGGCTCTGCTCGTCGAGATCGGCCGGCTCGTGCGCGACCGGCGGCCCGAGCCCGCCGCGCCGGCCGGGATCGGCTTCGCCCAGGTCGGCGATCACCTCGAGGTCCGGCCGGGCAACACCGAGGCGGACCTCGAGATCACCCGCCGGTTCACCGCGTTGCGCGCCGGCATGTACCGCCAGGGCCTCGGCACCTGGCTGCAGGCCCGGTTCGTGCTCGCGCCGGACGGCTCGTTCGACTTCGACTACTTCTCCGACGTCGATCCGCCCTGGACGACCCCGCCCGCGCCGGACACCTACCGCGACGAGCTGACCACGTTCCCTCGCGACGACGAGTACATCCCGGACTGGTGGCGGCTGCGCGCCGGTCTTCCGCTCGGCCTCGAGTTCCGCCACGCCCACCCCGCCGCCGACGGGGAGCAGCGCCCGGCACTGGCCACCGGCGAACTCCCGCTCGTGCTGCAGTACCTGGAGCGCGAGGCCGAGGCCGGCGACAGGCACCGGACCGACGGCACCTGGATCTGGCCGGTCGAGGTGACCGAACAGCTGCGCCGGCACGGCATCCCACCCGAGCCCGAGCTCGTCGCGCACATCCGCGACCTGGGCTTCCAGCCGCCACACGTGGCGCACCTGCTGCGCCGGACCGCCGAGGCCGACCTCGCCGGCCGTCCGCGTCCCCGGCCCGAACCGGCCGACCTGGAGCCGACCGGTGCCGACGTGGCCGCCGAACTGGAGACCGACCCCGATCCGGTACTCGACGACGACCAGCTGCTGGCGCTGCTCGAACACCGGCTCGGCTCGTTCGGCGTCTGGCCGCAGGCCTACCGGCTCGGCGACCGCGTGGCCGGAGTCTGGAGTCTCGAGGAGGACGCGTCCGGCTGGGCCGTGACGTCGCCGGACGGCACCGGCCGGCACTTCCCGGACCTGACCACGGCCGCGCAGCAGCTGCTCGGTGCGCTGCTGATGCACCCGGCCCGGGCCACCGGCGGGCGGGAAACCCCGCTGGAGACGGCGAAGGAACTCGCCGACTGGCCCGTCCAGCCCGTGCCGGGTGACCCTCCCCTCACGCTGCTGCGGAACAAGAGACCCACCCGGTTGGCGGCAGGTACCGTCGTCCTGCGATTCGGGGAGGAACCCGGGAACCTGGTTCACCTGCGCGGGGTACGGTTCGCCACGACGTCACTGCCACTCGAACGAGAGCGAGTGACCAGCACTTTCCGGCTCCGGCGGTCACTGCACGTCATCACCGGCGTCACGGTGCCCTGGGCGAACCTGCCGGGTGGCGCGGTGGCCTACGTACTGCCCAAGCCGATCGCGGAGCACGAGTCCGACGGAAGCCTGGAGAGGATCGAGTAG